A window from Mycobacterium botniense encodes these proteins:
- a CDS encoding SRPBCC family protein codes for MTSARRGEVTLHMDAPPQKIWEVLADVERMGEWSPECYRVRWLGGAGSPAKVGARFKGSNRWRWMRWSMTCEVMTADPGRELSWVTIRGGKPIVRWTYRLQPANGGTDVTESFEALRWPLDVRVAEDYLMRGRNEQRARAMRTTLERIRAAVESA; via the coding sequence ATGACAAGTGCTCGCCGCGGGGAAGTGACACTGCATATGGACGCCCCACCCCAGAAGATCTGGGAGGTCTTGGCCGACGTCGAGCGGATGGGCGAATGGAGCCCGGAGTGTTACCGGGTGCGCTGGTTGGGCGGCGCCGGTTCGCCGGCGAAAGTGGGCGCCCGCTTCAAAGGGTCGAACCGATGGCGCTGGATGCGCTGGTCGATGACGTGTGAGGTGATGACGGCCGATCCCGGACGGGAACTGTCGTGGGTGACGATCCGAGGCGGGAAGCCGATCGTCCGCTGGACTTACCGGCTGCAGCCGGCCAACGGCGGCACCGACGTCACCGAGTCGTTCGAGGCGCTGCGCTGGCCACTCGATGTCCGGGTTGCCGAGGACTACCTCATGCGTGGCCGCAACGAACAGCGCGCCCGGGCGATGCGCACCACGCTTGAGCGCATCAGGGCGGCCGTGGAAAGCGCTTAA
- a CDS encoding flavin monoamine oxidase family protein, translating into MPQRDVDVVVVGAGIAGLVAARDVMRGGFDVVVLEARERVGGRVLNAELPDGAPIEVGGAWVGPGQTEILDLIADLGLSLSPTHAEGRKVLDFNGRTLRYTGRIPRLNPVVLADIGYGSWRLGRLTRTLPPPGGMVDTRAAALDAQTFAAWLYRHLRTRGGREFLRFVTRAVFTTEPEDLSALWACSYLGANQGLGAFLTIEGGVLQNRIVGGSQQIALILAAQLGDRVRLNCPVTEVEWDDDSARIRLPESATLSARRAIIAVPPILSGRIRYAPPLPADRDQLIQRMPMGRVIKTNVIYDEPFWRRDGFSGQANSDRRTAATVLDNTPAAGAPGVLAVFTEGRRADLVSRLPQSDRRQQVLTDLAAYFGPAAKDPIAYIELDWAAEQYTRGCYGAFTTPSALTRFGPALRAPVGPLHWAGSETARRWTCSMNGAVESGHRAAREVTEALNAAQKPPTTQSA; encoded by the coding sequence ATGCCACAACGCGACGTCGACGTGGTGGTGGTCGGAGCCGGGATCGCGGGGCTGGTGGCTGCCCGCGACGTGATGCGCGGTGGTTTTGACGTCGTGGTTTTGGAGGCGCGTGAGCGCGTCGGTGGCCGGGTGCTCAACGCGGAGCTCCCCGACGGCGCCCCCATCGAGGTCGGCGGGGCCTGGGTGGGTCCGGGACAAACCGAGATCCTCGATCTGATCGCGGATTTGGGGCTCTCGCTGTCCCCAACCCACGCCGAGGGCCGAAAGGTGCTCGACTTCAATGGCCGGACGCTCAGGTATACCGGGCGCATCCCACGGTTGAATCCGGTGGTGCTGGCCGACATCGGCTACGGATCGTGGCGGCTGGGCCGCCTGACCCGCACCCTGCCGCCACCCGGGGGCATGGTCGACACTCGCGCCGCAGCGCTGGATGCGCAGACCTTTGCCGCCTGGCTTTACCGCCACCTGCGCACCCGCGGCGGGCGCGAGTTCCTGCGGTTCGTCACCAGGGCGGTCTTCACCACCGAACCCGAAGACCTCTCCGCGCTGTGGGCGTGTTCCTACCTCGGCGCCAACCAGGGGCTGGGGGCGTTCCTCACCATCGAGGGTGGGGTGCTGCAGAACCGCATCGTCGGCGGCTCGCAGCAGATCGCTCTGATCCTGGCGGCACAACTCGGCGACAGGGTCAGGTTGAACTGCCCGGTCACCGAGGTGGAGTGGGATGACGACAGCGCCAGGATCCGCCTGCCGGAATCGGCGACCCTCTCCGCGCGGCGGGCCATCATCGCGGTGCCGCCGATACTGAGCGGCCGAATCCGCTACGCGCCTCCGTTGCCCGCCGATCGCGACCAGCTGATCCAACGGATGCCCATGGGGCGGGTGATCAAGACCAACGTCATCTACGATGAGCCGTTCTGGCGCCGTGATGGTTTCAGCGGCCAGGCCAACAGCGACCGGCGGACCGCGGCCACCGTGCTGGACAACACGCCTGCCGCAGGAGCACCCGGCGTCCTGGCCGTCTTCACCGAGGGACGACGGGCGGACTTGGTGAGCCGGCTGCCGCAATCCGACCGCCGCCAGCAGGTGCTGACCGATCTGGCCGCCTACTTCGGGCCAGCAGCTAAAGATCCCATTGCCTATATCGAACTCGATTGGGCGGCAGAGCAATACACTCGTGGGTGCTACGGTGCGTTCACCACACCCTCGGCCCTGACCCGGTTCGGCCCGGCGCTGCGCGCGCCGGTCGGACCCCTGCATTGGGCAGGCAGTGAAACGGCGCGGCGCTGGACTTGCTCGATGAACGGCGCGGTCGAATCGGGTCACCGCGCCGCCCGGGAGGTCACCGAGGCGCTTAACGCGGCGCAGAAGCCCCCGACGACGCAGTCGGCGTAG
- the lysS gene encoding lysine--tRNA ligase: MSAADADIPEQFRIRRDKRARLLAEGHDPYPAHVPRTHTLAEIRAAYPDLPRDSATGDIVGVAGRVMFLRDSGKLCFATLQDGDGTQLQVMISLAKVGQEALDGWKADVDIGDIVYAHGEVISSRRGELSVLADSWQMASKSLRPLPVAHKEMSEESRVRQRYVDLIVRPQARAVARQRIAVVHAIRAGLERRGFVEVETPMLQTLAGGAAARPFITYSNALDIDLYLRIAPELFLKRCVVGGFDKVFELNRVFRNEGADSTHSPEFSMLETYQTYATYDDSAVVIRELIQEVADEAFGTRQLQRPDGGVYDIDGEWGSIQMYPSLSAALGEEITPDTTVEHLLNVADRLNVEIPAERGHGHGKLVEELWEHLVGKHLSAPTFVRDFPVETTPLTRQHRHIPGVTEKWDLYLAGVELATGYSELIDPVVQRERFVAQARAAAAGDEEAMVLDEDFLAALEYAMPPCTGTGMGIDRLLMALTGLSIRETVLFPIVRPLSN, translated from the coding sequence GTGAGCGCGGCCGATGCAGACATCCCCGAGCAGTTCCGTATTCGCCGGGACAAGCGGGCTCGCCTGTTGGCCGAGGGACACGACCCTTACCCGGCTCACGTGCCCCGCACCCACACCCTGGCCGAGATCCGCGCCGCCTACCCGGACCTGCCGAGGGACTCCGCGACCGGGGACATCGTCGGCGTCGCGGGGCGGGTGATGTTTCTGCGTGACTCGGGCAAGTTGTGCTTTGCCACGCTCCAAGACGGCGACGGCACCCAGCTTCAGGTGATGATCAGCCTCGCGAAAGTGGGCCAGGAAGCGCTGGACGGGTGGAAAGCCGACGTCGATATCGGCGATATCGTCTACGCCCACGGTGAGGTGATCAGCTCACGCCGCGGAGAGCTATCGGTGCTTGCCGATTCCTGGCAGATGGCGTCGAAGTCGCTGCGGCCGTTGCCGGTCGCGCACAAGGAAATGAGCGAAGAGTCGCGGGTGCGGCAACGCTATGTCGACTTGATCGTGCGGCCCCAGGCGCGGGCAGTGGCCCGTCAGCGAATTGCCGTCGTGCATGCGATCCGAGCCGGTCTGGAGCGCCGCGGGTTTGTCGAGGTCGAGACGCCGATGTTGCAGACTCTGGCCGGCGGCGCCGCAGCACGACCGTTCATCACGTACTCTAATGCCCTCGATATCGATCTGTACCTGCGGATCGCCCCGGAACTGTTCTTGAAGCGCTGCGTGGTGGGCGGGTTCGACAAGGTCTTCGAACTTAATCGAGTGTTCCGAAACGAAGGAGCCGATTCCACACATTCTCCGGAATTTTCCATGCTGGAGACCTACCAGACGTATGCGACCTATGACGATTCGGCGGTCGTCATACGAGAGCTTATTCAAGAGGTGGCCGACGAGGCGTTCGGGACCAGACAACTGCAGCGGCCTGATGGCGGCGTCTATGACATCGACGGAGAATGGGGGTCGATACAAATGTATCCGTCGCTGTCGGCCGCGCTCGGTGAAGAGATCACGCCCGACACGACTGTTGAACACTTGCTTAACGTTGCCGACCGGCTCAATGTGGAGATTCCTGCGGAGCGCGGTCACGGACATGGCAAGCTCGTCGAAGAACTGTGGGAACATCTGGTCGGCAAGCACCTGTCAGCACCCACCTTCGTTCGGGATTTTCCCGTGGAGACAACCCCGCTGACCCGTCAGCATCGCCATATTCCCGGTGTCACCGAGAAGTGGGACCTGTATCTGGCAGGTGTCGAACTGGCCACTGGATACTCGGAATTGATCGACCCCGTGGTCCAGCGGGAGCGATTCGTTGCCCAGGCTCGCGCAGCTGCCGCCGGCGACGAGGAAGCAATGGTGCTTGACGAAGATTTTCTGGCAGCCCTGGAGTACGCGATGCCACCGTGCACCGGAACCGGAATGGGGATCGATCGCTTGTTGATGGCGTTGACTGGCCTGTCAATTAGGGAGACAGTTTTGTTCCCGATTGTTCGGCCGCTCAGCAACTGA
- the lsr2 gene encoding histone-like nucleoid-structuring protein Lsr2: protein MAKKVTVTLIDDFDGEAAADETVEFGLDGVTYEIDLSTKNAAKLRNEMSKWVEAGRRVGGRRRGRSGSARSRGAMDREQSAAIREWARRNGHNVSTRGRIPADIIEAFHAAN, encoded by the coding sequence ATGGCGAAGAAAGTGACCGTTACCCTGATCGATGATTTCGACGGTGAGGCCGCTGCCGATGAAACGGTGGAATTCGGCCTGGACGGGGTGACCTATGAGATTGATCTTTCCACCAAGAATGCCGCGAAACTGCGTAACGAGATGAGCAAATGGGTGGAAGCCGGGCGCCGGGTGGGCGGTCGGCGGCGAGGGCGGTCCGGCTCGGCCCGCAGCCGGGGGGCGATGGACCGCGAGCAGAGTGCGGCGATTAGGGAATGGGCTCGTCGTAACGGGCACAACGTGTCAACCCGCGGCCGGATACCCGCCGACATCATCGAGGCTTTCCACGCGGCGAACTAG
- the clpC1 gene encoding ATP-dependent protease ATP-binding subunit ClpC, which yields MFERFTDRARRVVVLAQEEARMLNHNYIGTEHILLGLIHEGEGVAAKSLESLGISLEGVRSQVEEIIGQGQQAPSGHIPFTPRAKKVLELSLREALQLGHNYIGTEHILLGLIREGEGVAAQVLVKLGAELTRVRQQVIQLLSGYQGKETAEAGTGGRGGESGSPSTSLVLDQFGRNLTAAAMEGKLDPVIGREKEIERVMQVLSRRTKNNPVLIGEPGVGKTAVVEGLAQAIVHGQVPETLKDKQLYTLDLGSLVAGSRYRGDFEERLKKVLKEINTRGDIILFIDELHTLVGAGAAEGAIDAASILKPKLARGELQTIGATTLDEYRKYIEKDAALERRFQPVQVGEPTVEHTIEILKGLRDRYEAHHRVSITDSAMVAAATLADRYINDRFLPDKAIDLIDEAGARMRIRRMTAPPDLREFDEKIAEARREKESAIDAQDFEKAAALRDREKQLVAQRAEREKQWRSGDLDVVAEVDDEQIAEVLGNWTGIPVFKLTEAETTRLLRMEEELHKRIIGQEDAVKAVSKAIRRTRAGLKDPKRPSGSFIFAGPSGVGKTELSKALAEFLFGDDDALIQIDMGEFHDRFTASRLFGAPPGYVGYEEGGQLTEKVRRKPFSVVLFDEIEKAHQEIYNSLLQVLEDGRLTDGQGRTVDFKNTVLIFTSNLGTADISKPVGLGFSQGGGENDYERMKQKVNDELKKHFRPEFLNRIDDIIVFHQLTQEEIIRMVELMISRVSDQLKSKDMALELTDKAKALLAKRGFDPVLGARPLRRTIQREIEDALSEKILFEEVGPGQVVTVDVENWDGEGAGEDAVFTFTGTRKPAEPVEPDLANVGVHSAGGPAQAGQ from the coding sequence ATGTTTGAGAGATTTACCGACCGTGCCCGCAGGGTCGTCGTCCTGGCGCAAGAAGAGGCCCGGATGCTCAACCACAACTACATCGGCACTGAGCACATCCTGCTGGGGTTGATTCACGAAGGCGAAGGCGTGGCCGCCAAGTCGCTGGAGTCGCTGGGCATCTCGCTGGAGGGGGTGCGCAGCCAGGTCGAGGAGATCATCGGCCAGGGCCAGCAGGCGCCGTCCGGGCACATTCCATTCACCCCGCGGGCGAAAAAGGTGCTCGAACTCTCCCTGCGTGAGGCGTTGCAGCTCGGCCACAACTACATCGGCACCGAGCACATCCTGCTCGGCCTGATCCGCGAGGGCGAGGGGGTCGCTGCGCAGGTGCTGGTCAAGCTGGGCGCGGAGCTGACCCGGGTGCGTCAGCAGGTGATCCAGCTGCTGAGTGGCTACCAGGGCAAAGAGACTGCCGAGGCCGGCACCGGGGGCCGCGGCGGCGAATCCGGCAGCCCCTCGACCTCGCTGGTGCTCGACCAGTTCGGCCGCAACCTGACGGCGGCCGCGATGGAGGGCAAGCTGGACCCGGTCATCGGCCGGGAGAAGGAAATCGAGCGGGTCATGCAGGTGCTGTCCCGGCGCACCAAGAACAACCCGGTGCTGATCGGCGAGCCCGGGGTCGGCAAGACCGCGGTCGTCGAGGGCCTGGCGCAGGCCATCGTGCACGGCCAGGTGCCCGAGACGCTGAAGGACAAGCAGCTCTACACCCTGGACCTGGGGTCGCTGGTGGCCGGCAGCCGCTACCGCGGTGATTTCGAGGAGCGCCTGAAAAAGGTGCTCAAGGAGATCAACACCCGCGGCGACATCATCTTGTTCATCGACGAGCTGCACACGCTGGTCGGCGCCGGCGCGGCCGAGGGCGCCATCGACGCGGCGTCGATCCTCAAGCCCAAACTGGCTCGTGGCGAGCTGCAGACGATCGGTGCCACCACGCTCGACGAGTACCGCAAGTACATCGAGAAGGACGCCGCGCTGGAACGCCGCTTCCAGCCGGTGCAGGTGGGCGAGCCGACGGTGGAGCACACCATTGAGATCCTCAAGGGTCTGCGCGATCGCTATGAGGCGCACCACCGGGTGTCGATCACCGATTCGGCGATGGTGGCCGCGGCCACATTAGCCGACCGCTACATTAACGACCGGTTCCTGCCGGATAAGGCGATCGACCTGATCGACGAGGCCGGGGCGCGGATGCGGATTCGCCGGATGACCGCGCCACCGGACCTGCGTGAGTTCGACGAGAAGATCGCCGAAGCGCGCCGGGAGAAGGAGTCCGCGATCGACGCGCAGGACTTCGAGAAGGCCGCCGCGCTGCGGGATCGGGAAAAGCAACTTGTCGCCCAGCGGGCTGAGCGGGAAAAGCAATGGCGCTCAGGTGATCTCGATGTTGTCGCTGAGGTCGATGACGAGCAGATCGCCGAGGTGTTGGGCAACTGGACCGGTATCCCGGTGTTCAAGCTGACCGAGGCCGAGACCACCCGGCTGCTGCGCATGGAAGAGGAGCTGCACAAGCGGATCATTGGCCAGGAGGACGCCGTCAAGGCAGTGTCCAAGGCGATCCGCCGCACCCGCGCCGGGTTAAAGGACCCCAAGCGTCCCTCCGGTTCGTTCATCTTCGCCGGCCCGTCCGGTGTCGGTAAGACTGAGCTGTCCAAGGCGCTGGCGGAGTTCCTGTTCGGCGATGACGACGCGCTCATCCAGATCGACATGGGCGAGTTCCACGATCGGTTCACCGCGTCACGGCTCTTCGGCGCCCCGCCGGGGTATGTCGGTTACGAGGAAGGCGGTCAGCTCACCGAGAAGGTGCGGCGCAAGCCGTTTTCGGTGGTGCTGTTCGACGAGATCGAGAAGGCGCACCAAGAGATCTACAACAGCCTGTTGCAGGTGCTCGAGGACGGTCGGCTCACCGACGGGCAGGGCCGCACAGTGGACTTTAAGAACACGGTCCTGATCTTCACGTCTAATCTCGGTACCGCGGACATCTCCAAGCCGGTTGGGCTGGGCTTCTCCCAGGGCGGCGGCGAGAACGACTACGAGCGGATGAAGCAGAAGGTCAACGACGAGCTGAAGAAACATTTCCGCCCGGAGTTCCTCAACCGCATCGACGACATCATCGTCTTCCACCAGCTGACCCAGGAAGAGATCATCCGGATGGTGGAGTTGATGATCAGCCGGGTGAGCGATCAGCTCAAGAGCAAGGACATGGCGCTGGAGTTGACCGACAAGGCCAAAGCGCTGCTGGCCAAGCGCGGATTTGACCCGGTGCTGGGTGCGCGCCCGCTGCGACGGACCATTCAGCGCGAAATCGAGGACGCTCTGAGTGAGAAGATCCTGTTCGAGGAGGTTGGACCGGGGCAAGTCGTCACCGTCGATGTGGAGAACTGGGACGGTGAGGGCGCTGGTGAAGACGCGGTATTCACATTCACCGGAACTCGCAAGCCGGCTGAGCCCGTCGAGCCGGACCTGGCCAATGTGGGAGTCCACAGCGCGGGCGGCCCCGCGCAGGCCGGCCAATAA
- a CDS encoding HoxN/HupN/NixA family nickel/cobalt transporter: MTSTWDCRDRAGVALLLGVIAAMHVVGFATLLWIIVPRHYQVGSGIFGVGLGLSAYLFGLRHAFDADHIAAIDNTTRKLMTDSDNAAGPAVREGAGSRATESGHRGKPTSVGFWFAMGHSTIVLVMAVLVVAGAHAVDALVDRNSPARHALGFAGTLASGLFLYLIAATNIVTLRGISRAFVKLRRGCYCDAELEAALNDRGFLARLLHPVMNRIKRPAQIYPVGVLFGLGFDTATEVAVLALAGTGAAAGLPWYAVLVLPLLFAAGMSLMDTADGVLMTVAYDWAFVQPIRKIYYNLAVTGLSIAVALLIGSIELVSILHDDFHWANPIVNWISVIDLNTAGLVIVGLFVLTWVGAVAYWKLANIEARWQPDPDCG, translated from the coding sequence TTGACCTCGACGTGGGATTGTCGCGACCGTGCCGGTGTCGCGCTGCTGCTGGGGGTGATTGCCGCCATGCACGTCGTGGGTTTCGCCACTTTGCTGTGGATCATCGTGCCGCGGCACTACCAGGTCGGTTCCGGGATTTTCGGGGTCGGCCTGGGCCTGTCGGCCTACCTGTTCGGTCTGCGGCATGCTTTCGACGCGGACCATATCGCTGCTATCGACAACACAACTCGCAAACTGATGACGGACAGCGACAATGCGGCCGGTCCGGCGGTGCGAGAAGGAGCCGGGTCACGCGCAACCGAATCGGGCCACCGTGGCAAACCGACGTCTGTCGGGTTCTGGTTTGCGATGGGTCATTCCACCATCGTGCTGGTCATGGCCGTGCTCGTCGTGGCCGGCGCCCATGCGGTGGATGCGCTCGTTGACCGCAATTCACCGGCCCGGCACGCACTCGGGTTCGCTGGAACCTTGGCCTCCGGGCTGTTTCTCTACCTCATCGCAGCCACGAACATCGTCACGTTGAGGGGAATTTCCCGGGCGTTCGTCAAACTCCGTCGCGGATGCTACTGCGACGCCGAACTCGAAGCAGCCCTCAATGACCGGGGGTTTTTAGCACGCCTGCTGCATCCAGTGATGAATCGCATCAAGCGCCCAGCACAAATCTATCCGGTTGGTGTGCTGTTCGGGCTGGGGTTCGACACCGCGACCGAGGTCGCCGTGCTGGCGCTGGCGGGCACCGGGGCCGCCGCCGGTCTGCCCTGGTATGCGGTGCTGGTGCTGCCGTTGCTATTTGCGGCCGGCATGAGTCTGATGGACACGGCTGACGGTGTCCTGATGACGGTGGCCTACGACTGGGCTTTTGTGCAGCCAATCCGCAAGATCTACTACAACCTTGCGGTGACAGGGCTTTCGATCGCAGTCGCGTTACTGATCGGGTCGATCGAACTGGTTTCGATCTTGCACGACGATTTCCACTGGGCCAACCCCATCGTCAACTGGATCAGCGTCATCGACCTCAACACAGCCGGTTTGGTGATTGTTGGACTCTTCGTGCTTACCTGGGTGGGAGCGGTCGCTTACTGGAAGCTGGCCAACATCGAAGCCCGCTGGCAGCCGGACCCGGATTGTGGCTGA